The Streptomyces sp. NBC_01255 genome window below encodes:
- a CDS encoding PAC2 family protein, whose amino-acid sequence MIELEGVPELIDPVMVAAFEGWNDAGDAASTAVAHLDREWKGEVFAALDAEDYYDFQVNRPTVFLDNGVRKITWPTTRLSVVRIGGDKPRDLVLVRGIEPSMRWRSFCNELLAFAHELGVEMVVILGALLGDTPHTRPVPVSGVTSDPDLARTMDLEETRYEGPTGIVGILQEACTHAGVPAVSLWAAVPHYVSQPPNPKATLALLNRLEDLIGLRIPLGDLPEDARAWQLGVDQLAAEDSEVAEYVQTLEEARDTAELPEASGEAIAREFERYLRRREPGTGPGGGPGVATEGGDSPFLRDTGSGRTRPPKPERPGPESVPGPGSAPEPGAGTEPSSEGTTEGSAEDSSDESGSGDAES is encoded by the coding sequence GTGATCGAGCTCGAGGGGGTACCCGAGCTGATCGACCCGGTCATGGTGGCCGCGTTCGAGGGCTGGAACGACGCCGGCGACGCCGCCTCCACCGCGGTCGCCCATCTGGACCGGGAATGGAAGGGCGAGGTGTTCGCGGCCCTCGACGCCGAGGACTACTACGACTTCCAGGTCAACCGGCCCACGGTCTTCCTGGACAACGGCGTCCGGAAGATCACCTGGCCGACGACCCGGCTCTCGGTGGTCAGAATCGGCGGCGACAAGCCGCGTGACCTGGTGCTCGTGCGCGGGATCGAGCCATCGATGCGCTGGCGCTCCTTCTGCAACGAGCTGCTCGCCTTCGCCCACGAGCTGGGGGTGGAGATGGTCGTGATCCTGGGCGCGCTGCTCGGGGACACGCCGCACACCCGGCCGGTCCCCGTCAGCGGGGTGACGTCCGATCCGGACCTGGCGCGGACGATGGACCTGGAGGAGACCCGGTACGAGGGTCCGACGGGCATCGTCGGCATCCTCCAGGAGGCGTGCACGCACGCGGGCGTGCCCGCGGTGAGCCTCTGGGCGGCGGTGCCGCACTACGTGTCGCAGCCGCCGAACCCGAAGGCGACCCTCGCGCTCCTCAACCGTCTGGAGGACCTGATCGGTCTGCGCATCCCGCTGGGCGACCTGCCCGAGGACGCGCGGGCGTGGCAGCTGGGCGTGGACCAGCTGGCCGCCGAGGACAGCGAGGTCGCCGAGTACGTGCAGACGCTGGAAGAGGCGCGGGACACGGCGGAGCTGCCGGAGGCCTCGGGCGAGGCGATCGCCCGCGAGTTCGAGCGCTACCTGCGGCGGCGCGAACCGGGCACCGGGCCCGGGGGCGGCCCCGGGGTGGCGACGGAGGGCGGCGACTCGCCGTTCCTGCGCGACACGGGGAGCGGCCGGACGAGGCCGCCGAAGCCGGAGCGGCCGGGTCCGGAGTCGGTACCGGGGCCGGGGTCGGCGCCGGAGCCCGGCGCGGGTACGGAGCCGAGCTCCGAAGGGACGACCGAAGGATCCGCCGAGGACTCGTCCGACGAGAGCGGGAGCGGCGACGCCGAGTCGTAG